In the genome of Candidatus Marsarchaeota archaeon, one region contains:
- a CDS encoding NUDIX domain-containing protein, whose amino-acid sequence MVKKCIVAGCIIIKGGKTLMLKHKKIGAWLPPGGHVEPEEFPYEAAIRETKEETGIDVELMGEDAINHRDADAYTLPNPFAIVYERVPYKTQPMHIHFDMVYVGKAVGGSMANNEESTDMQWFGIEDVKKLDTLPNVKSVVIKALEKYSAL is encoded by the coding sequence ATGGTAAAGAAATGCATAGTGGCCGGATGTATAATAATAAAGGGCGGGAAAACGCTCATGCTGAAGCATAAGAAGATAGGGGCATGGCTGCCTCCAGGGGGCCACGTAGAGCCTGAAGAATTCCCATACGAGGCAGCAATCCGGGAGACTAAGGAAGAGACAGGCATTGATGTAGAGCTTATGGGCGAAGACGCAATAAACCACAGGGACGCTGACGCTTACACCCTGCCAAATCCCTTTGCAATAGTATATGAAAGAGTACCGTACAAGACGCAGCCAATGCATATACATTTTGATATGGTCTACGTTGGAAAAGCAGTAGGGGGAAGCATGGCGAACAACGAAGAAAGCACAGACATGCAGTGGTTTGGCATAGAAGACGTTAAAAAGCTTGATACGCTCCCTAACGTAAAGAGCGTGGTAATAAAAGCCCTG
- a CDS encoding endonuclease III, producing MAYKRLSSADAAKVVEALEKQYPDTHYYLNFKTPTDLLAAAILSAQTRDTTVNAITPELFKRYKTAKDYANADPEQLLSLVKSVSYARNKVLNIIKAFKIIEQQHNSKVPSDMDALTALPGVGRKTANTVLINAYGIVNGIPVDTWVIKLAYRIGLSQSSDPEAIEKDLESLVDKKYWKNIAYVLKEHGKRVCGTVPKCSACMINGICPKNGVKKSE from the coding sequence ATGGCATACAAAAGACTCTCAAGCGCAGATGCAGCTAAGGTTGTAGAAGCCCTTGAAAAGCAATATCCGGACACGCATTATTACCTGAACTTCAAAACGCCCACAGACCTGCTTGCTGCAGCAATCTTATCCGCACAGACAAGGGACACGACAGTGAACGCCATAACTCCAGAGCTTTTCAAGCGCTATAAGACTGCAAAAGATTACGCAAACGCAGATCCTGAACAACTGTTAAGCCTTGTCAAAAGCGTGTCGTATGCAAGAAACAAAGTACTTAATATAATAAAAGCGTTCAAGATCATAGAGCAGCAGCACAATTCCAAGGTGCCTTCAGACATGGATGCGCTGACTGCGCTTCCAGGCGTGGGCCGCAAGACTGCAAATACCGTACTGATCAACGCATACGGCATAGTTAACGGTATACCTGTAGATACGTGGGTAATTAAGCTCGCGTATAGGATAGGCCTAAGCCAGAGCAGCGATCCTGAAGCGATAGAAAAAGACCTTGAATCGCTAGTGGACAAAAAGTATTGGAAAAACATTGCCTATGTATTAAAAGAGCATGGCAAGCGTGTCTGTGGCACAGTGCCTAAATGCAGCGCATGCATGATAAATGGAATATGCCCAAAAAACGGCGTAAAGAAAAGCGAGTAG